The segment ATAGTTGTTGATTCAGCCAATGGGGCGTCATACAGGGTTACCCCTTGGGTACTCCGTGAACTTGGTGCTGAGGTGATTTCTCTGAACGATAAACCTGATGGAACGAACATTAATCTTAATTGTGGTTCTCTATATCCACAGATAATCCAGAAAGCAGTTATTGAAAATAACGCAGATATTGGGGTTGCTCATGACGGTGATGCAGACAGGGTGATACTTTCAGACGAGTCAGGAAGGGTAGTAGATGGAGACCGGATAATGGCTGTATGTGCACTCGATATGTTAACTGAGGGAAGATTAAATAAGAATGCCATTGTTACGACTGTGATGAGTAACATGGGTCTTGATATAAGCATGAAGAAAGCAGGTATAGATGTTATACGAACAGATGTTGGAGACCGTTATGTGGCTGAAAAGATGTTAGAAGGTGGGTATAATCTCGGAGGAGAACAATCAGGACACATTATTTTTATGGATTATAACACTACTGGAGATGGAATTATAACAGCACTTCAGGTACTCTCGCTAATGAGGAAGAGACAAAAAAAACTCGGTGAGATTGTCTCTTCTATTAATATGTTTCCTCAGATTCTCGTAAATGTTAAAGTAAAAAACAAAAAAGAGGTTCACACAAATCCCTTCATAAGGACAGCAATCGCAGATGCAGAGAAGTTACTCAATGGTTTAGGACGGATATTTGTCCGCCCATCCGGTACAGAACAGCAGGTGAGAATCATGGTTGAGGGCAGAAACAGAGCCCGGATAAAGAAGATTGCAGAGAATGTTGCTATGGTGATTAAGCGGGAACTCTGTTAAATCATTGACTTACTTTTATACCATGAAATCAACTTATCAATCCCAGCCCTTATGGTGTATTGGGGTCTGTATCCAAGAAATTCCCTTGCCCTGGTAATGTCTGAGAGGGAATGCCTTATATCCCCGTTTCGTCCTTCTCCATAAATAGGCTCAGAATTAATACCAAGTAGACTGCTTATTAGTTTAAAGAGATTATTAATAGTTATACTCTCACCATATCCGACATTGAATATTTTACCCACTCCCTTTTCGGAGGCGCATGCCTTTATTGTTGCCTGAACACAATCCTCGATGAATGTAAAGTCCCTGGACTGTTCTCCATCACCATATATCACTGGTTTATCCCCCTTCAGGAGTGTGTTCACAAACTTCGGTATTACAGCAGCATATAAAGAATCAGGGTCTTGTTTTTTACCATAGACATTAAAGTATCTCAGTGAGACCGTTTCAAGCCCATAGAGATGGAAGAAAACCATACAATAGTATTCACCTATTAGTTTTGATACCGCATATGGTGACAGTGGCATTGGAGTCATAATCTCATTTTTAGGGAGAACTGGACTCTCTCCATATACCGATGAGGAAGAGGCATAAACAACCCTTTTGACACCTGTTTCCTTAGATGCCATAAGGAGATTAAGCGTTCCTGTGCTGTTTACATCATGGGTAGTGACAGGATCGGCTACTGATTTCTGCACAGAACCGAGCGCTGCGAGGTGGATTACGAAGTCTACATCCTCTACTGCTTTCCTGAGGACTGCCTTATCCCTGATATCACCGGTGATCAGTTCAATATCATCTAAGAATTCTTCAATATTTTCCTTTTTGCCTGTAGAGAAGTTATCTATTACCTTTACCGTGTGTCCCTGTCTTAAGAGCTCCTCAATAGTATTCGACCCTATAAATCCTGCTCCACCTGTCACCAGAAGTCTATAGTTACTGCTCACGCCTTTACAATCCTTGAAGAGTTTATACCTTTTGTAGCATTCCTTGTATCGACTACGAGTCTGCTATTTTCTGTAATCCATTTGTAGTCATATAAAGCATGATCAGTAGCTATGATGACACAATCATAACTCCTCAGCATCTCTTCATCGATTTCTCGTGAAGCCGCCTTCAGACCCTTTCTATGGCTGATAGCTAATGGTATGTAAGGATCATTGTAATCAACTCTTGCACCTTTTTCCTTTAACAGTCTAATAAGTTCAAGGGAGGGAGATTCTCTGAGGTCATCTATGTCTTTTTTATAGGCTATTCCAAGAATGAGTATCCTTGAGCCCTTAACTGGTTTCCCATCTTCATTAAGCGCATCTATCACCCTGGATACCACATAATATGGCATATTTGTATTTATTTCACCTGCGAGTTCTATAAATCTTGTCCTGAAATCGTATTCTCTTGCCTTCCATGATAGATAGAATGGGTCAATCGGAATGCAGTGTCCACCAAGCCCTGGACCAGGGTAGAAGGGCATAAAGCCGAAGGGTTTTGTAGATGCAGCGTTAATTACCTCCCAGACATCTATACCCATCCTGTCGCAGAGCATCTTTAGTTCATTAACGAGAGCAATGTTAACACACCTGAATATATTCTCGAGTAGTTTTGTCATCTCTGCTACCTTTGGTGATGAAACCACTATAACCTCTTTGATTATAGAAGAGTACAGGGCTTCTCCGACTGATGCACAGTTGCTGGTTACACCCCCAATTATCTTCGGTATTGTTTTAGTAGTATAAGATTTGTTGCCAGGGTCTTCTCTCTCAGGAGAAAATACAAGATAGAAATCCTTCCCGGGCTTAAAACCCTTTTCTTCAAACATGGGTAGCAGTAGCTCTTCTGTTGTGCCTGGATATGTGGTGCTTTCAAGTGAGATAAACTGACCTTTTCTCAGTGTATTTGCTATTTGTCTTGCTGTGTCTATAATGAAACGCATCTCAGGCTCTTTTTTTTCGTTGAGTGGGGTAGGGACACAGATCAGGATGCAATCCATATCGGAAAGTCTATTGAAATCGGTCGTTGCCTCGAAAAATCCCTGTTTTAAAAAGTT is part of the Nitrospirota bacterium genome and harbors:
- a CDS encoding nucleotide sugar dehydrogenase, with amino-acid sequence MEDLTSKIKQKKIKVGIIGLGYVGLPLTLRFCEESFSVTGFDIDKAKVESLNRGESYIRHIPSDVISNFLKQGFFEATTDFNRLSDMDCILICVPTPLNEKKEPEMRFIIDTARQIANTLRKGQFISLESTTYPGTTEELLLPMFEEKGFKPGKDFYLVFSPEREDPGNKSYTTKTIPKIIGGVTSNCASVGEALYSSIIKEVIVVSSPKVAEMTKLLENIFRCVNIALVNELKMLCDRMGIDVWEVINAASTKPFGFMPFYPGPGLGGHCIPIDPFYLSWKAREYDFRTRFIELAGEINTNMPYYVVSRVIDALNEDGKPVKGSRILILGIAYKKDIDDLRESPSLELIRLLKEKGARVDYNDPYIPLAISHRKGLKAASREIDEEMLRSYDCVIIATDHALYDYKWITENSRLVVDTRNATKGINSSRIVKA
- a CDS encoding SDR family oxidoreductase — protein: MSSNYRLLVTGGAGFIGSNTIEELLRQGHTVKVIDNFSTGKKENIEEFLDDIELITGDIRDKAVLRKAVEDVDFVIHLAALGSVQKSVADPVTTHDVNSTGTLNLLMASKETGVKRVVYASSSSVYGESPVLPKNEIMTPMPLSPYAVSKLIGEYYCMVFFHLYGLETVSLRYFNVYGKKQDPDSLYAAVIPKFVNTLLKGDKPVIYGDGEQSRDFTFIEDCVQATIKACASEKGVGKIFNVGYGESITINNLFKLISSLLGINSEPIYGEGRNGDIRHSLSDITRAREFLGYRPQYTIRAGIDKLISWYKSKSMI
- the glmM gene encoding phosphoglucosamine mutase — translated: MKRLFGTDGIRGVANKTPMTSEMALALGRAAAYIFKEGSYNKEGKRSSSHRHRIVIGKDTRLSGYMLESALTSGICSMGVDVILVGPLPTPGIAFITRSLRADAGVVISASHNPYEDNGIKFFSMNGIKLPDELEKKMEELIFSNALEHIRPTAREVGKAFRVDDAVGRYIEFVKGSFPRGMTLDGMKIVVDSANGASYRVTPWVLRELGAEVISLNDKPDGTNINLNCGSLYPQIIQKAVIENNADIGVAHDGDADRVILSDESGRVVDGDRIMAVCALDMLTEGRLNKNAIVTTVMSNMGLDISMKKAGIDVIRTDVGDRYVAEKMLEGGYNLGGEQSGHIIFMDYNTTGDGIITALQVLSLMRKRQKKLGEIVSSINMFPQILVNVKVKNKKEVHTNPFIRTAIADAEKLLNGLGRIFVRPSGTEQQVRIMVEGRNRARIKKIAENVAMVIKRELC